A region of Bacteroidota bacterium DNA encodes the following proteins:
- a CDS encoding DUF1624 domain-containing protein, which produces MAKEKPRFLFIDQFRGLIIILMLVDHCSYYFNSIWKYLDPLDPVFTDWGQVALRYVGYLCAPGFLMMAGAMIWWSNQQQRAKGTSGGSIRWQFIQRGLFLIVLQMTWVNSSWGGFTTFKPWHFGIIASIGVSIILLSFIVNMRWYFQLLIALAVLIIHPFLLKIPYNPEIGWPQVLMQTFVDAGKFNKYPVLPWFAMAVLGSVMANGWLKIWETDKKRIQMSIIIALGAFALATIVRMSRGFGNIFTYSDFGSYSFFFDQKYPPSLYFSIWWFGWVVLLVAGFIAINKVAPKLLSVFTIPGKVALFFYMMHIAIMGVFVKRTGFLFREGEVLESLIGVALMLVVMLPLCKYFYGVKRRSSNFFIRMI; this is translated from the coding sequence ATGGCAAAAGAAAAACCCCGATTTTTATTCATCGACCAATTTCGTGGTTTGATAATAATTCTTATGCTTGTCGATCATTGCTCTTACTATTTCAATTCTATTTGGAAATATCTTGACCCATTAGATCCTGTATTTACTGACTGGGGGCAAGTTGCCCTACGCTATGTAGGATATTTGTGTGCACCCGGATTTTTGATGATGGCTGGAGCCATGATTTGGTGGTCAAATCAACAACAGCGGGCAAAAGGAACTTCCGGTGGATCAATTCGTTGGCAATTTATTCAACGTGGTTTGTTTCTGATAGTTCTGCAAATGACATGGGTAAATTCTTCCTGGGGAGGTTTCACTACTTTCAAGCCCTGGCATTTTGGAATAATTGCAAGCATAGGAGTTTCAATTATTTTATTGTCATTTATTGTGAATATGCGCTGGTATTTTCAACTTCTCATTGCACTTGCTGTTTTAATTATTCATCCATTTTTACTAAAAATTCCTTACAATCCCGAAATTGGATGGCCTCAAGTTTTGATGCAAACCTTTGTTGATGCCGGCAAATTTAATAAATACCCTGTTTTGCCTTGGTTCGCAATGGCTGTTTTGGGTTCAGTAATGGCAAACGGCTGGCTAAAAATTTGGGAAACCGACAAGAAAAGAATTCAAATGAGCATCATAATTGCTTTGGGAGCATTTGCTCTGGCAACAATTGTGAGAATGAGTCGTGGATTTGGAAATATTTTCACCTACTCCGATTTTGGTTCTTATTCGTTTTTCTTTGACCAAAAATATCCGCCAAGTTTGTATTTCAGCATTTGGTGGTTCGGTTGGGTTGTGTTATTGGTTGCAGGTTTTATTGCGATAAATAAAGTAGCTCCGAAACTTTTGAGTGTGTTTACAATTCCCGGTAAGGTTGCACTTTTTTTCTATATGATGCACATTGCAATTATGGGAGTTTTTGTAAAAAGAACAGGATTTTTATTTCGCGAAGGTGAGGTTCTTGAATCTCTGATTGGTGTAGCTCTTATGTTAGTAGTTATGCTGCCGCTGTGCAAGTATTTCTATGGAGTGAAACGTAGAAGCAGTAATTTTTTCATTCGTATGATATAA